In the Tenrec ecaudatus isolate mTenEca1 chromosome 16, mTenEca1.hap1, whole genome shotgun sequence genome, one interval contains:
- the FBRSL1 gene encoding fibrosin-1-like protein isoform X9: MEAKVRQSRRSRSLRDRVRRREAAAAARDARPRSPSSGDETEASPGKENTSHNCAPPRGAAAPAPRTPRPPRRRRRESSSQEEELIDGFAIASFSTLEALEKDMALKPHERKEKWERRLIKKPRESENCPSAEPSENGRPLEAGSPEQDLEPACDRGKKVPLQPTKQVCSPEGGPLPANPWDQNSPAQRQQQLQPSQPQGSPPAPCQRCQPHQALPDPGQHCQPQRSLPGQRSWPQRSLLGLRQPCRPRRSLLGPGQSCQPQRLLPAPGQLCRPQRPLLAQPSRPHWVLPSPRPRCRHLSSLTPWHRCRPLRSLLVPCPRCRPLLSLVAPCPRCRPLRSLLALRLRCRPARSWAVPCLRHQPSRASSGQRGRPLRSLLAHCPRCQPPRSLLTLGPRRRPPRSFLGPCQCCQPRRPLLGHPSRPRQPLLALDQPQQVGKVPKRPSLLGPGQPRPPKRPFMGPGQPHSAKRPLMGVGQPCQPLRSLLGPGQLRKPRPLLPIPERPSLLGRPTRRPLLGHPCQPRRSLLDLGQARRPHVSLLAPGHPCRPLRSRRTRTSTLGVARQAPYVSPGA; encoded by the exons ATGGAGGCCAAGGTCCGTCAGAGCCGGCGCTCGCGCTCGCTGCGGGACCGCGTGAGGCGCCGGGAAGCTGCCGCCGCGGCCCGCGACGCCCGCCCGCGGAGTCCGTCGTCGGGTGACGAGACCGAAGCCAGTCCGGGCAAGGAGAACACGAGCCACAACTGCGCGCCGCCCCGGGGCGCCGCCGCCCCTGCGCCCCGCACCCCGCGCCCCCCGCGCCGCCGCCGTCGCGAGTCTAGCTCACAAGAGGAGGAGCTCATCGACGGCTTTGCCATCGCCAGCTTCAGCACCCTGGAGGCCTTGGAG aaggacatggcCCTAAAGCCACATGAGCGGAAGGAAAAATGGGAACGTCGCCTCATCAAGAAGCCCCGGGAGTCAGAAAACTGCCCCTCAGCAGAGCCCAGTGAGAACGGGCggcccctggaggcaggcagccCCGAGCAGGACTTAGAACCTGCCTGCGACCGGGGAAAGAAGGTTCCATTACAGCCCACCAAGCAG GTGTGCTCCCCAGAAGGGGGGCCGCTCCCAGCCAACCCCTGGGACCAGAACAGCCCGGCCCAAcgccagcagcagctccagcccAGCCAGCCCCAAGGGTCACCCCCAGCCCCGTGTCAGCGCTGCCAGCCCCACCAGGCGCTCCCGGACCCCGGGCAGCACTGCCAGCCCCAGCGGTCACTCCCGGGTCAGCGCAGCTGGCCCCAGCGGTCACTTCTGGGTCTCAGACAGCCTTGCCGGCCCCGGCGGTCACTTCTGGGCCCGGGTCAGTCCTGCCAGCCCCAGCGGCTGCTTCCAGCCCCAGGTCAGCTCTGCCGGCCCCAGCGGCCACTCCTGGCCCAGCCCTCCCGACCCCACTGGGTTCTTCCCAGCCCCCGGCCCCGCTGTCGGCACCTGTCCTCCCTCACGCCGTGGCATCGCTGCCGGCCACTGCGCTCACTCCTGGTGCCGTGCCCCCGCTGCCGGCCACTGCTGTCCCTCGTGGCCCCTTGCCCCCGCTGCCGGCCGCTGCGCTCCCTCCTGGCCCTGCGGCTACGCTGCCGGCCAGCGAGGTCCTGGGCGGTCCCGTGTCTCCGCCACCAGCCAAGTAGGGCATCATCAGGTCAGCGCGGCCGACCGCTGCGCTCCCTACTGGCCCACTGTCCACGGTGCCAGCCCCCACGCTCACTCCTTACTTTGGGCCCACGCCGCCGCCCTCCCCGCTCCTTCCtgggcccctgccagtgctgccaGCCCCGCAGACCCCTCCTAGGCCACCCCAGCCGTCCCCGGCAGCCCTTGCTGGCCCTCGATCAGCCCCAACAAGTAGGCAAAGTGCCCAAGCGGCCCAGCCTGCTGGGTCCTGGACAGCCCCGCCCACCTAAACGGCCATTCATGGGCCCAGGACAGCCGCACTCAGCCAAGAGACCACTCATGGGCGTGGGTCAGCCCTGCCAGCCCCTGAGGTCACTTCTGGGCCCTGGACAGCTTCGCAAGCCCCGGCCGTTACTGCCGATACCAGAGCGGCCATCGCTCCTCGGCCGGCCTACCCGCCGCCCACTGCTGGGACACCCATGCCAGCCTCGGCGGTCACTTCTGGATTTGGGTCAGGCCCGCCGACCACATGTCTCACTCCTGGCCCCGGGCCATCCCTGCCGACCCTTGAGGTCTCGACGGACTCGAACCTCCACTCTAGGGGTGGCCCGCCAGGCCCCCTACGTGAGCCCTGGGGCCTGA